The DNA window TTGGAATTAGTCAGATGCCAATCATTTCTTCTTGCTACTGGAATGTGGTTCATGGAAACACTCCTGAGGAAGTTAGGCAAGATGAAGAAGGTCTTTATATTATGAGACAGTTAGGTCGCAATATGGCTTTCTTTTTACAGTGCATTAAATTAGGGCATGAAAATGGTCTTAAAGTAGATGAATCTGAGCCAAAAGTTAAAACTAACTTTATCAGATAACTTTTTTTTATTTTTTTTTCACTACTTAATATTTAACTAGATTTTTATAGAGTTAAGGTGATTATTTTGAGTAAAAATATTTTGATTATAGAAGGAAGTCCAAGAAAAGGCGGAAACTCAGATATATTGACTGATCAATTAATAAAAGGTGCAGAAGAGTCAAATCACAATACTGAGAAAATATATTTAACTGATTACAAATTGAATTATTGTTTAGGCTGTTATGCATGTCAAAAAGGTCCATGTGTACATGATGATGGAATGGATAAATTAATTGATAAAATGATGAAAGCAGAGGTAATTGTTCTTGCAACACCTGTATACTTCTATTCAATGTCTGGTCAGCTAAAAACATTTATTGATAGAACTCTTCCTAAATATGAAGAAATTACAAATAAGGAATTTTATTTAATAGCTACTGCAGCAGTAAATGAAGGATTTGCCCTAGAAAGAACCTTTGAAGCTATGAGAGGATACTTGGACTGTTTGCCTGGTGCTCAGGAAAAAGGAACTATTTATGGTGTTAGCTCCTGGCTTAAAGGAGATGTAAAAAGAACTGTTGCAATGGAAGAAGCATATAATATGGGTAAAAATATTTAAGGAGAAAAGCGTATGGATTTAATAGCTTACTTTTCTATTTC is part of the Methanobrevibacter woesei genome and encodes:
- a CDS encoding flavodoxin family protein encodes the protein MSKNILIIEGSPRKGGNSDILTDQLIKGAEESNHNTEKIYLTDYKLNYCLGCYACQKGPCVHDDGMDKLIDKMMKAEVIVLATPVYFYSMSGQLKTFIDRTLPKYEEITNKEFYLIATAAVNEGFALERTFEAMRGYLDCLPGAQEKGTIYGVSSWLKGDVKRTVAMEEAYNMGKNI